The Vibrio tubiashii DNA window TTTAAGCATACGGTGGTTGATCATATCGCCATATTTACGAATTGGTGATGTCCACGTCGCGTATAGGTCAAGACCCATTGCATAATGCGGTAGAGGCTGGTTACCAATTTCGCTGTAAGCTTGAGCCTTGCGGATGCGGTTATCTAGGTAAGACGTTTCTTGGCTTCCCAACCAACGACGCAGCGCCGCAAACCCTTCTAGAGTCGCGATGGATTCAGCGGTAAACGGCAGTTCACCTTCTGGGTTTACCAGATTGACGACATCTTCGATCTTTTCCGGTTTGAAACCTGCGTGAGTGTTAAACACACCCGAATTAAAGCTTGATTGCAGCGTTTTGCCTGCACAAATGTTTGCTGTAATCATCGCCTCTTCTACTAGGCGGTTAGCGCTACGACGCATGTCTGCATGAATAGCGACAACATCGTTATCTTCACTCAGTTCAAATCGGTAGTCTGGACGGTCAGGGAAAACGACCGCATGAGTTTCACGCCACTCAGCACGAGCACGTGAAAAATCATACAGGTCACGAACGATCTCTGCGATTTCTTCACTTGGTTGCCAAGCATCTGAACTGCCATTTTCAATCCAATCGGAAACATGGTCGTAAGCCAAGCGAGCATGAGATTTAATGTTGGCAGCGAAGAACTTAATGTCATCACCGATAACACCCTCTTTCGTCACCGTCACACTACAACATAAAGCTGGGCGTGCTTCACCCTCAATCAATGAACATAAGTCATCGGCGAGGTCACGTGGAAGCATTGGAATATTTCTACCCGGTAGATAGATGGTAAAACCACGCTCGCGCGCCACTTTGTCCATATCACAATCAGGTGTGATGTAGGCAGTCGGATCGGCAATCGCAATCGTCAGTTCAAAATCACCAGATTCTGTCTTTTTAGCATGCAGCGCGTCATCCATATCTTTGGTTGACTCGCCATCAATGGTCACAAACGGAACGTGTGTCATATCGATGCGTTCAAGATCAGCGTCGTCTTTTAGCTCCCAGCTATCTAATCCTGCTGGTTCGCTATTTGGCAGATCATTTTGCGCCAAGGTTACCCACCAAGGTGCTATCTTGTCGTCTGCATCAGTAATTTTGTCGCTGATTTCGACAAAGAAGCCATTATCACCCTTAAGTGGATGACGAATAAGGTGTGCAACCACCCAATCACCCTCTTTAAGATCATCACTCTTGATGCCTTTACGTGTCTTAGCTTTTAAAGATAACTTTTTAAGTTGAGGATGGTCTGGTGTAACGTTCAGCTTGCCTTTGAATAGTTTAACTCTGCCAATAAAACGGTTAAGCCCTTGTTCAAGTAGCTCTTCTGGTTCAGCTTGCTCGCGATCTTTCTCTGTACGAATGATCGCTTTTACCTTGTCGCCGTGCATACATTTTTTCATGTACGGAGGTGGGATAAAGAAACTTGTCTTACTATCCACTTCAAGGAAACCAAAGCCTTTCTCTGTCGCTTTGATTGTGCCTTCTTTTTTAGGCAGGGTTTCTTGGATTTGCTGCTTAAGTTGAGCCAGTAAAGGGTTATCTTGAAACATCTATCTTGTTTTACCGAGTAAGTAACCGAAAAATTGCGCCCACTATATCACCGAGCCCTTGCCCCTGCTAGCGTAGAAGCATGACAATCTGGTGTTTAACGAACAATTCAATCAGTTAGCAATCCCCTAGATTTGTGCATAAATTTCGCACCCAATGCATCTAGATGAACAAGAACTACACAAAAATTCTCATATCAGGAAAAAATTGTGATGAAATTCAATTTTTTCTAGCTTTTTTTGTGCTTTTAGGGAATAATCCGCCCCCTCATATTGGTGGCCCCCTTCTGTTCATAGAATTTTTAGATGAACAGACAGTAAATAACACCAATATCTCTTACGTCCCTAGTGGCTTGATGCGATTTACGACTTTTCCGCATCTGAACGGAATCAGCTCTCAACTGGATTGGTATTGGAATTGGTAGAGCTCGTGGGACCTTTTGTTGACATTATATAGTAGGATCCCAATGACAGATTCTGTAATTCAGTTTAGCGATCTAGCGCTTAACGACTCTATCCTTTCAGCTCTTGATGGTATGGGTTTTGTTTCACCAACTCCAATTCAGGCTGCTGCTATCCCGCACCTATTGGCTGGTAAAGACGCACTAGGTAAAGCTCAAACTGGTACTGGTAAAACTGCAGCTTTCTCTCTACCTCTTCTAAACAAGCTAGACCTTGCACAGCGTAAGCCTCAAGCAATCGTACTTGCTCCAACTCGTGAACTAGCGATCCAAGTAGCGGCTGAAGTTAAGAACTTAGGTCAAAACATCGCTGGTCTTAAAGTTCTTGAGATCTACGGTGGTGCATCGATTGTTGATCAAATGCGCGCTCTGAAAAACGGTGCTCACATCGTTGTTGGTACTCCGGGCCGTGTTCAAGACCTTATCAACCGTGATCGTCTACACCTAGACGAAGTACACACATTCGTTCTTGATGAAGCGGATGAGATGCTAAACATGGGCTTCGTTGATGACGTAACTGAAATCATGGAGCACGCGCCTGAATCAGCACAACGTGTTCTATTCTCTGCGACTATGCCTCCAATGCTTAAGAGCATTGTTGAGCGTTTCCTACGTGATCCAGAGACAGTAGACGTTGCAGGTAAAAACCACACTGTAGACAAAGTAGAGCAGCAGTTCTGGGTTGTTAAAGGTGTAGAAAAAGACGAAGCAATGTCTCGTCTTCTAGAAACTGAAGAGACTGACGCGTCAATCGTATTCGTACGTACTCGTCAAGACACTGAGCGCCTAGCGGATTGGCTATGTGCACGTGGCTTCAAAGCTTCTGCACTGCACGGTGACATTCCTCAGTCTCTACGTGAGCGTACTGTTGATCACATCAAACAAGGTGTTATCGACATTCTAGTTGCTACTGACGTTGTAGCACGTGGTCTTGACGTTCCACGTATCACGCACGTATTCAACTACGACATCCCATTCGATGTTGAGTCTTACATCCACCGTATCGGCCGTACAGGTCGTGCTGGACGTAAAGGTAAAGCGATCCTTCTAGTTCGCACTAACCAACTACGTATGCTTCGCACTATTGAGCGTGTAACTAAGTCATCAATGGAAGAGATTCAACTTCCACACCGCGACAAAGTTGCAGAAGCTCGCGTAGCAAAACTTGGTGCAGAGCTTGAAGCAGATAAAGAACACAAAGCACTAGAGAAGTTCTCTGAGCTAGTTGAAAAACTACAAGAATCTCTAGAGCTAGACGCGGCAACACTGGCTGCTATTCTTCTTAAGCGTCAGCAAGGTAAGCGCCCACTATTCTACATTGGCGAAGACCCAATGATTGAAGCGATTGAGCGTGACAAGCAGCGTCGTAAAGAGCGTCGTGAAGGCGGCCGTGATGGTCGTGGTCGTGACCGCAACTTCAACAACCAAGACTGGGATACATACCAGCTGCAAGTTGGTCGTGAGCAAGGCGTTCAGGTTAAAGACATCGTTGGCGCATTGGCAAACGAACTTGGCCTAGTTAAAGGTTCAATCGGTGCGATTAAACTAGCTCAAGGCGAAACTTACGTTCAGCTACCAAAAGCAATGTCTTCTGAGACAGCTAACAAGCTACGTAAACTACGCATTCGTCAGAAAGAAGTTGGCGCAGTAGTGTGTGACTTTGATGATTTCCGCGAGCCTCGTGGTCGTCGTGATGGCGGTCGCCGTGACGGTGGACGTCGCGATGGTGGCGGTTACCGTGGTAATCGTGATGGCAACCGCGAAGGCGGCTACCGTGGTAACCGTGACGGAAACCGCGAAGGTGGCTACCGTGGCAACCGTGAAGGCGGTCGTGGTAATCGCGAAGGTGGTCGTCGTGATGGCGAGCGTCGCTTTGACCGTAACCGTGGTGGAGATCACCGTGGTAACTACCGTGGCGAACGTGGCCATGGTCGTGGTAACCGCGAAGATTAATCACCTCTGCTAGCAAGCATTAAAAAAGGAGCCAAATTTGGCTCCTTTTTTTGTCCGTTGATTTTGCGCTGCTTCAACCAAACTCTTGATACAAAAAAGCCATTTGGCAGAAGCAAATGGCTTTGTTAGATTAACTCTGATTATTCGCTATCAGGTTTAGGCGGCGTTTTCTTCTTAGGAATAAACACGCTATCACCCACTGCCACATTCTGGTGGAAGCTCTTGTCACGCTTGACTGGTTTCTTAGTTGATTTTTTCGCTTGCGGCTTGGCATTCTTAGTCGCTTTGCCCTTGTTACGGAAATCAGGTTTACGTGGCTTCAAGCCTTTAAACTTGCCTTTTAACCCTTCAAGCTCAGAGAAGTTTAAGTCTTGTTGTAAATAAGCCTCTACACGCTTAAAACTATCCCAGTCTTTAGGGCCTACCAGAGAAACGGCGTCACCTTTATTACCAGCACGGCCTGTACGACCTACACGGTGAACATATTCTTCAGTGTGCTTTGGCATGTCGAAGTTAACGACATGGGTAACGTTAGCGATATCTAGCCCACGAGAAGCAACATCTGTTGTGACCAGTATTTTGAACACAGCACGCTCAAACTGACTCATGATGGTATTGCGTTGAGTCTGGTTTAAGCTACCGCTAAGCGCGATTGCTTTAAGTTTCTTCTCGTTAAGCTTTTCTGTTAAACGTTCTGTATCGACACGCGTCGCAGTAAAGATAATCAGCTGTTTGTATTCTGCTTCTTCTAGAATGCGCTCTAAGATTGCTTCTTTATGATCAAGATGATCACACAGGTAGAACTTCTGAGTAATGTCAGTGTGCTTTTCTGTAGCCGCGCCAATTGCAATACGTTTTGGAGCATCTAGCATCTCCATTGCAATATCGTTAACTTCAGCATGGTCTAACGTTGCAGAGAACATCAACGTTTGACGGCGGCGGTGTTTAGCAGCGTTGTGAATACGGCGCAGTTCAGGTGCAAAACCTAGATCGAGCATACGGTCAGCTTCATCAAGCACAAGAGTTTCGAGGCCATCTAGAAATAGAGAGCGATGCTCAAGGTGATCAGCTAAACGTCCAGGTGTAGCGACAATAAACTTAGGGTAACGACGTAGCGCTTTAACCTGATCGTTAAAGTTTTCACCACCAACAATTAGGGTCGCGTCATAAGACAATCCACCTAACATCGAACGCAACTCACCATACACTTGCTTTGCAAGTTCACGGGTAGGAGCAAGAATCACTGCGCGCGGGTCTTTTGCAGAGAATGCTTTGTTTTTTAGCGACTTGTGCAGCATAGGCAATACAAAAGCTAGTGTCTTACCAGAACCTGTCTTTGAAGACGCCAACAGATCTTTACCAGCAATCGCGACAGGTATCGCGCGCTGTTGAATTTCTGTCGCCTTCTTAAAGTCAAAGTGCTTCAAGTTCTTTAGTAAGCGATTGTCTAAACCTAAATCTTTAAAGTGCAAAGTATTCTCCAATTGGTTACACAGCGTTGTCACCACAGCTCAAATGGCTTCGTACAACA harbors:
- the rnb gene encoding exoribonuclease II; this translates as MFQDNPLLAQLKQQIQETLPKKEGTIKATEKGFGFLEVDSKTSFFIPPPYMKKCMHGDKVKAIIRTEKDREQAEPEELLEQGLNRFIGRVKLFKGKLNVTPDHPQLKKLSLKAKTRKGIKSDDLKEGDWVVAHLIRHPLKGDNGFFVEISDKITDADDKIAPWWVTLAQNDLPNSEPAGLDSWELKDDADLERIDMTHVPFVTIDGESTKDMDDALHAKKTESGDFELTIAIADPTAYITPDCDMDKVARERGFTIYLPGRNIPMLPRDLADDLCSLIEGEARPALCCSVTVTKEGVIGDDIKFFAANIKSHARLAYDHVSDWIENGSSDAWQPSEEIAEIVRDLYDFSRARAEWRETHAVVFPDRPDYRFELSEDNDVVAIHADMRRSANRLVEEAMITANICAGKTLQSSFNSGVFNTHAGFKPEKIEDVVNLVNPEGELPFTAESIATLEGFAALRRWLGSQETSYLDNRIRKAQAYSEIGNQPLPHYAMGLDLYATWTSPIRKYGDMINHRMLKAHILGKEPVQTADDSVGEELAIHRKHHKIAERNVGDWLYARTLADEPAKETKFNGEIFDINRAGMRIRLIENGAAAFIPGSLILANKERLECNGENGTVSIDKEVTYRLGDVLEVVLTDVNQENRSLVAKPTQIFEEVKTATEAETSAE
- a CDS encoding DEAD/DEAH box helicase — protein: MTDSVIQFSDLALNDSILSALDGMGFVSPTPIQAAAIPHLLAGKDALGKAQTGTGKTAAFSLPLLNKLDLAQRKPQAIVLAPTRELAIQVAAEVKNLGQNIAGLKVLEIYGGASIVDQMRALKNGAHIVVGTPGRVQDLINRDRLHLDEVHTFVLDEADEMLNMGFVDDVTEIMEHAPESAQRVLFSATMPPMLKSIVERFLRDPETVDVAGKNHTVDKVEQQFWVVKGVEKDEAMSRLLETEETDASIVFVRTRQDTERLADWLCARGFKASALHGDIPQSLRERTVDHIKQGVIDILVATDVVARGLDVPRITHVFNYDIPFDVESYIHRIGRTGRAGRKGKAILLVRTNQLRMLRTIERVTKSSMEEIQLPHRDKVAEARVAKLGAELEADKEHKALEKFSELVEKLQESLELDAATLAAILLKRQQGKRPLFYIGEDPMIEAIERDKQRRKERREGGRDGRGRDRNFNNQDWDTYQLQVGREQGVQVKDIVGALANELGLVKGSIGAIKLAQGETYVQLPKAMSSETANKLRKLRIRQKEVGAVVCDFDDFREPRGRRDGGRRDGGRRDGGGYRGNRDGNREGGYRGNRDGNREGGYRGNREGGRGNREGGRRDGERRFDRNRGGDHRGNYRGERGHGRGNRED
- a CDS encoding DEAD/DEAH box helicase, encoding MENTLHFKDLGLDNRLLKNLKHFDFKKATEIQQRAIPVAIAGKDLLASSKTGSGKTLAFVLPMLHKSLKNKAFSAKDPRAVILAPTRELAKQVYGELRSMLGGLSYDATLIVGGENFNDQVKALRRYPKFIVATPGRLADHLEHRSLFLDGLETLVLDEADRMLDLGFAPELRRIHNAAKHRRRQTLMFSATLDHAEVNDIAMEMLDAPKRIAIGAATEKHTDITQKFYLCDHLDHKEAILERILEEAEYKQLIIFTATRVDTERLTEKLNEKKLKAIALSGSLNQTQRNTIMSQFERAVFKILVTTDVASRGLDIANVTHVVNFDMPKHTEEYVHRVGRTGRAGNKGDAVSLVGPKDWDSFKRVEAYLQQDLNFSELEGLKGKFKGLKPRKPDFRNKGKATKNAKPQAKKSTKKPVKRDKSFHQNVAVGDSVFIPKKKTPPKPDSE